A stretch of DNA from Oncorhynchus nerka isolate Pitt River linkage group LG22, Oner_Uvic_2.0, whole genome shotgun sequence:
ACTCTTTCTATGCCAGCAAAGATTCTGGTCATTGACTACAATTACTCTTTTATATTTACTCTTTTATCATGCAGTATACATCCaaaacatacatactgtaactacataACATCTAATTACATCTAGTttccaaaacattaagaacaacttcctaatattgagttgctcaccccccctccctttaccctcagaacagcctcaattcgccggcatggactctacaaggtgtcgaaagcgttccacagggatgctggcctattgtaactccaatgcttcccacagttgtgtcaagttggctggatgtcctttgggtgtttgactattcttgatacacacgggaagcaTTTGAGCGCGTTGCAGTTCCTGACACAAACCAGTGAGCCGGGAACCTAAAACCATACCCCATTTAAAGGCACTTAAAAAAtgtgtcttgtccattcaccctctgcatgccacagatacacaatccatgtctcaactgtctcaaggtgtaaaaatccttctttaacctgtctcctccccttcatctacgctgattgaagtggattaaacaagtgacatcaataagggatcatagcttttccctggtcagtctatgttgtggaaagagcaggtgtccttaatgttttgaatACTCTGCgtacatgtatatattattaCCAACCTCCAGGGAATTAGACACAGGTCCTGGTGCAGTCCAACCTtcagctccagcctcagcctaaCCTCCAGTTAAAGGCCCAGGCCCAGCACCAACTACAGGCACTGTTCCAGCTCCAGGCCCATATCTATCTCCACTCCCATCTCAAGGCCCAGCTCCACTCCCATCTCCAGCTCTAGGCCCAGCACCACCCCTAGCTGCAAAAATATAttctaaaataaaacatttactctATATTTTCTTAATCAGCAGACACATTGACCcagaaataaacaataacaagtGGTGGATGGCCATATATAGTAAAGCCCACCATTGCCCTTTAGTGAGAGCAGTGACCACAGTGGGTATCTGTTCAAAGGGAATGTCCTGATTGTCTAAAGTAATGGACCAAGTCACTgcctgtactgtatatgtcaatGTTGTTCATATCAATGACCAAGACATTACAATTCTGCATTGAAACACTGTAGAGAGCATTCATTGCAATCTTACTTATTGCGAACTTGATGCCACGGCCTGCCTCCAAAATGGAAGATAGTTGGTCCATGCCATAGTGGGAGGGCTTTTTCAACTTTATCCCAGCTGGCATGCCCTCTATTTCAATGACCACCTGCTTGGCAGCCACAGTCATACATGGAACTCTGCCCTGTCCATCTGCTTCATCTAAACAGAAACCGAAAGAAGGCTTTAGTGAAGGAAGATCAAGTACACACATTATTCCAAGCTTCTACCAGTGATCCAGAAATCTGCTTACTTGAATATCAACAATGTAAAGCAACAAGGCACAGCTACCCCATATGTTTTTATAAATCAAACGTCAGCCCTTTTTAGTGGTTTAGTGGACTTTTAGTGGTTACATTTTTTAAGCTTGCTTTAAAGCGGAGCAGGTCCGTTATGAAATTAGATGTAAAAAAAGACAATA
This window harbors:
- the zgc:113176 gene encoding uncharacterized protein zgc:113176, with protein sequence MTRRRLPLLAEASTRTGLSESMVKNWLGNERVKLAQSKAVSQHKTKLYKCNVSAYNLFMRDHLKAKDEADGQGRVPCMTVAAKQVVIEIEGMPAGIKLKKPSHYGMDQLSSILEAGRGIKFAITRGGAGPRAGDGSGAGP